A genomic stretch from Limimonas halophila includes:
- a CDS encoding M16 family metallopeptidase, translating into MRNRLCGPRALRRVLAGLTGAALLAVAAPAPAADGAASQGLFNPTTFTLDNGLEVVVVENRRAPIVTQMLWYKVGSADEPHGKSGLAHVFEHMMFKGTEKHPGNAFSRIVARHGGEQNAFTSDDYTGYYQTVAREHLGLMMKLEADRMENLRLGESDFLTERRVVLQERYQRVTNDPQSRLQEMASATLYLHHPYGTPIIGWENELKKLELADLEGYYDRWYAPNNAVLVVAGDVTPKAVRKLAEKHYGDIEREEVPERQRVTEPEQTAQRRVALSSPQVSQPRLSIRYLAPSYRTAEDEGMPYALQVLDEVLGGGPTSRLYRALVVEKDLAVSAGSWYSPTAYDRTSFGFYISPRGEVPIEKVEAALRAEIRDVLQNGVSERAVSDAITRLRADAVYARDSISSAPRIIGRALTVGQTVEDVEAWTQRIRAVTPADVEAAAEQVLKETRSVTAVLTAEPAS; encoded by the coding sequence GGCCGCGTCGCAGGGGCTGTTCAACCCCACCACCTTCACGCTCGACAACGGGCTGGAGGTCGTGGTGGTGGAGAACCGGCGCGCGCCCATCGTGACGCAGATGCTGTGGTACAAGGTGGGCTCGGCCGACGAGCCGCACGGCAAGTCCGGGCTCGCCCACGTCTTTGAACACATGATGTTCAAGGGCACGGAGAAGCACCCGGGCAACGCCTTTTCCCGCATCGTCGCGCGCCACGGCGGCGAGCAGAACGCCTTCACCAGCGACGACTACACCGGCTACTACCAGACGGTCGCGCGCGAGCATCTCGGGCTCATGATGAAGCTCGAGGCGGATCGCATGGAGAACCTGCGCCTGGGCGAAAGCGACTTCCTCACCGAGCGCCGCGTGGTCCTGCAGGAGCGCTACCAGCGCGTCACCAACGATCCCCAGAGCCGCCTGCAGGAGATGGCTTCGGCCACGCTCTACCTGCACCATCCCTACGGCACGCCCATCATCGGCTGGGAAAACGAGCTGAAAAAGCTCGAGCTGGCCGATCTGGAGGGCTACTACGACCGCTGGTACGCCCCAAACAATGCCGTGCTCGTGGTCGCCGGCGACGTCACGCCCAAGGCCGTGCGCAAGCTGGCCGAGAAGCACTACGGCGACATCGAACGGGAAGAGGTGCCCGAGCGCCAGCGCGTCACCGAGCCCGAGCAGACGGCCCAGCGCCGCGTTGCGCTCAGCAGCCCGCAGGTGTCGCAGCCGCGCCTGTCCATCCGCTACCTCGCGCCCAGCTACCGCACGGCCGAGGACGAGGGCATGCCCTACGCCCTGCAGGTGCTGGACGAGGTGCTGGGCGGCGGCCCCACCAGCCGCCTCTACCGCGCGCTCGTGGTGGAGAAGGATCTCGCCGTGAGCGCGGGGAGCTGGTACAGCCCCACCGCCTACGACCGGACCAGCTTCGGCTTCTACATCTCCCCGCGCGGCGAGGTGCCCATCGAGAAGGTGGAAGCCGCGCTGCGCGCCGAGATCCGCGATGTGCTGCAAAACGGCGTTTCCGAGCGGGCGGTGTCGGACGCGATCACCCGCCTGCGCGCCGACGCGGTCTACGCGCGCGACAGCATCTCCTCCGCGCCGCGCATCATCGGCCGCGCGCTCACGGTCGGCCAGACGGTCGAGGACGTGGAGGCGTGGACGCAGCGCATCCGCGCCGTCACGCCCGCCGACGTCGAGGCCGCGGCCGAGCAGGTCCTAAAGGAAACCCGGTCCGTCACCGCCGTGCTGACGGCCGAGCCCGCGAGCTGA